CGCTTCCGGCTGCGCTCAGCTTGTCAGAAATTCTTGTTGCAGAAATCGACTACATACGCCTCCCGATCGTTAACTAACCGGCAATTCGGCTCCTTACTGTTAGGAGTAGGGCTGGTACTTGCAACACACGGAGCGAATGCTCAATTAGTGGCACCAGTTAAGGACTGGGACCGAGTGTATGGGGGATATGAAACGGAACGGCTGAATGTGGTTATCCCCACGGCGGATGGCGGGTATTTGCTGGGACAACATTCCCAATCCGGTGCGGGAGGAACCCGTACCCAGCCCTCTCAAGGAGGTGCTGATTACTTCATTGTCAAAATTGGAGCGGACGGATCCACGCAATGGGACCGACGCTACGGCGGAACGGGGGATGATAATATCACCTGTATCAAACAGGCTCCTGATGGCGGATATTTTTTGGGCGGGACTACGCGTTCGGAAAAGTCCGGCGACGTTTCGCAGCCGCACACTGGACCGTTTAGCTACGGCGAGTCAATCGAAGATTTCTGGATTGTGCGGATTGATGCCCAAGGTAATAAGCTGTGGGACCGACGAGCAGGGGGCGACTTTTATGATAATGCCCGAGCTATGTGCCTGACGCCAGATGGAGGCGTGTTGGTTGCCGGAGGCTCCAATTCGGAGGCCAGTGGCACCAAAAGTTATAACAACCGGGGGGTGTTCGACATGTACTTGGTCAAAATTGATAAGGCGGGTATAATAGAATGGGACGAGCAATTTGGTGGCGCAGGAGATGAAGAGGCATTCGATTTGCAGCCTACAACGGATGGTGGCTACCTGCTGGCTGGTTATTCCGATACTCCTGTAGGACCGCACAAAACGTCTGCCAGTAAGGGCAAGCTGGACTATTGGCTGGTGAAGCTGTCTGCTGATGGCAAAAAGCAATGGGACCGATCCTACGGAGGCGATGAAACGGAATACCTCACGACCTTGACGCCTGCCTCGGATGGCGGCTGGCTCTTAGGTGGCCGCACTTACTCCGGTGCTTCAGGCGATAAAAGCGAAGCTTCCCGCGGTAATCTGGACTATTGGGTCTTGCGCCTAGACGCACAATACAACAAGGTGTGGGATAAAACCGTCGGCGGTGCAGGCGATGACGTGATGACTACCGCGGCTGTTACGCCGGGTAACGGATGGTTACTGGGCGGTACAACCAACTCTGACGCCTCCGGCGATAAAACGCAGGGCTCACAAGGAATGCGCGACTACTGGGTAGTCAGCCTGACGCCCCAGGGCACGAAACAATGGGATGCCCGCTTCGGCGGTGGCTACGATGAAATCATGACCGGGGTGTTACCTGCTGCCGATGGGGGCATTTTGCTCAGCGGCACCTCCCTGTCGTTGCGCTCGGGGGATAAATCTACCAACAGCATCGGGCTGGGCAGTGGCTGGTTAGTTAAGCTACGGAGCGGTGGATTCGTTACCTCCGCTCGTACACCTGCTGGACATGATGATGCTTGGCAAGTATATCCTAATCCCGCACATGATTACCTCTCTGTTCGCAAAATACAAGGTAGAAATGAGCAGGCTTCCTTTGAACTGCGAGATGCGATGGGACGCCTAGTAAGGCAAGCCACCCTGAGTGCTGCTGGTACGATTCCTTCCAGTATATCCTTAACGGGCGTGCCTACAGGAGTATATTCCTTACTCATCACAGACGCCAATGCGACTCGCTATGTACATCGCATCACGATACAGTAAATGCGCATAATCAGGTACTGGCTGGGAAGCTATCATCTGGCTTCTGCTGATGATAGCTTCCCAGCCAGTAATTTACACTTAACCACACGGAAAGCTTACCTTTCTTATGCAGGCAATAATTGCTGGAAAGCCATGCAGTAAACGGCTTACTGCTGCGGATCTTGTAGCCTGGTTCACGTAAGTGAGCGGCAATTTCCCGCAAGCTCACTACCAGCAAACTACGCAACAGCCGGGCCAGCTGGGCGGCTTGCCTGTGTGCAGGTTTGTCTGAGTGTTGCGCGGTAACAAC
This genomic window from Hymenobacter sp. DG01 contains:
- a CDS encoding T9SS type A sorting domain-containing protein encodes the protein MKMVRFRLRSACQKFLLQKSTTYASRSLTNRQFGSLLLGVGLVLATHGANAQLVAPVKDWDRVYGGYETERLNVVIPTADGGYLLGQHSQSGAGGTRTQPSQGGADYFIVKIGADGSTQWDRRYGGTGDDNITCIKQAPDGGYFLGGTTRSEKSGDVSQPHTGPFSYGESIEDFWIVRIDAQGNKLWDRRAGGDFYDNARAMCLTPDGGVLVAGGSNSEASGTKSYNNRGVFDMYLVKIDKAGIIEWDEQFGGAGDEEAFDLQPTTDGGYLLAGYSDTPVGPHKTSASKGKLDYWLVKLSADGKKQWDRSYGGDETEYLTTLTPASDGGWLLGGRTYSGASGDKSEASRGNLDYWVLRLDAQYNKVWDKTVGGAGDDVMTTAAVTPGNGWLLGGTTNSDASGDKTQGSQGMRDYWVVSLTPQGTKQWDARFGGGYDEIMTGVLPAADGGILLSGTSLSLRSGDKSTNSIGLGSGWLVKLRSGGFVTSARTPAGHDDAWQVYPNPAHDYLSVRKIQGRNEQASFELRDAMGRLVRQATLSAAGTIPSSISLTGVPTGVYSLLITDANATRYVHRITIQ